One Frankia alni ACN14a DNA window includes the following coding sequences:
- a CDS encoding RidA family protein produces the protein MITRVPGQLPSISGAAGHGDLVVTSGVICPDLLRPGLTPATTPDVRQQIDGALAALRDVLRAAGSDLRYALRVEAFLARPADFPLWDSAFTAAWPADPPARTTLVTGFALPVVLVELQAIAVRAPAAAP, from the coding sequence GTGATCACGAGGGTGCCCGGCCAGCTCCCGTCGATCTCGGGCGCCGCCGGCCACGGCGACCTCGTCGTCACCTCCGGCGTGATCTGCCCCGACCTGCTGCGCCCCGGCCTGACGCCCGCCACCACCCCGGACGTCCGCCAGCAGATCGACGGCGCCCTGGCAGCGCTGCGCGACGTCCTGCGCGCGGCCGGCAGCGACCTGCGCTACGCGCTGCGGGTGGAGGCGTTCCTGGCCCGCCCGGCGGACTTCCCGCTGTGGGACAGCGCCTTCACCGCGGCCTGGCCCGCCGACCCGCCGGCGCGGACCACTCTGGTCACCGGCTTCGCGCTGCCCGTCGTGCTCGTCGAACTCCAGGCGATCGCCGTGCGCGCACCCGCGGCGGCGCCGTAG
- a CDS encoding SDR family oxidoreductase: MQIVVIGGTGLIGAKLVQRLTGHGHSAVAASPSTGVNTLTGDGLAEALTGADVVVDVSNAPSFADQAVLEFFRTSTANILAAAAAAGVGHLVALSVVGTRRLAESGYFRAKIVQEELIGQGDLPYSIVQATQFFEFVGGIADAATVEGMVRLAPAPFQPIAAADVAAAVGVTAASTPVLGTVEVAGPQRFRLDELVRQHLASRGDPRPVVTDPQARYFGARLDDDTLLPGPDALFARTRFEDWRAVTGTAAGR, translated from the coding sequence GTGCAGATCGTCGTCATCGGCGGAACAGGGCTCATCGGCGCGAAGCTCGTGCAGCGGCTGACCGGGCACGGGCACAGCGCGGTCGCCGCCTCGCCGAGCACCGGTGTGAACACCCTGACCGGCGACGGGCTCGCCGAGGCGCTCACCGGCGCCGACGTCGTCGTCGACGTGTCCAATGCGCCGTCGTTCGCCGATCAGGCGGTACTGGAGTTCTTCCGGACGTCGACGGCGAACATCCTCGCCGCCGCGGCCGCCGCCGGCGTCGGGCACCTGGTCGCGCTGTCGGTGGTGGGGACCCGACGGCTGGCCGAGAGCGGCTACTTCCGAGCCAAGATCGTCCAGGAGGAGCTGATCGGGCAGGGGGACCTGCCGTACTCGATCGTCCAGGCGACGCAGTTCTTCGAGTTCGTCGGCGGCATCGCCGACGCCGCCACCGTCGAGGGCATGGTCCGCCTGGCGCCGGCGCCGTTCCAGCCGATCGCCGCCGCCGACGTCGCCGCCGCCGTCGGTGTCACCGCGGCCAGCACGCCGGTGCTGGGCACCGTCGAGGTCGCCGGCCCACAGCGGTTCCGCCTCGACGAGCTCGTCCGCCAGCACCTGGCGAGCCGCGGCGACCCCCGCCCGGTGGTGACCGACCCGCAGGCCCGCTACTTCGGCGCCCGCCTGGACGACGACACCCTGCTCCCCGGGCCGGACGCGCTGTTCGCCCGAACCCGGTTCGAGGACTGGCGGGCCGTCACCGGCACCGCCGCCGGCCGCTAG
- a CDS encoding alpha-hydroxy acid oxidase: MTTTAGVGQTEIGQTEIGQTEGAQVGQTEAGLVAAGLVAAERGDPIAGRFPTLTEIRAAAQAVLPRDVWDFLAGGAGQETTLRANRDAFGGWQFRPRVMSGHPVPSTATTVLGLPMRLPVLTAPFGTDGFFDTDGHLAVARANARCGTLSIVPEAGTHSIESVAQAAPAAARVAQLHPMGTEGNFVRMLERIERAGYAAVCVTVDCPTAGWRERNLRNRFTVDLRMITGNYPPGGDVAAQDVFGQLFARDEPVWTWDRLAGLMRHTDLPWIAKGILTAQDTRAAIDAGAAAVLVSNHGGRQLDGTPAALDQLPEVVAAADGRAEVLLDSGVRCGTDVVKALALGARAVVIGRLAAAGLAAGGEAGVARVLTLLHEEMVTVLTLLGHGSVTELTPAALQRSRP; encoded by the coding sequence ATGACGACCACGGCGGGAGTCGGCCAGACCGAGATCGGCCAGACGGAGATCGGCCAGACGGAGGGCGCGCAGGTCGGCCAGACCGAGGCCGGGCTGGTGGCGGCCGGGCTGGTGGCCGCGGAGAGGGGCGACCCGATCGCCGGGCGGTTCCCGACGCTGACGGAGATCCGCGCGGCGGCGCAGGCGGTGCTGCCCCGCGACGTGTGGGACTTCCTCGCCGGCGGCGCCGGGCAGGAGACGACGCTGCGGGCCAACCGCGACGCGTTCGGCGGCTGGCAGTTCCGTCCCCGGGTCATGAGCGGCCACCCGGTGCCGTCGACCGCGACCACCGTGCTCGGCCTGCCGATGCGCCTGCCGGTGCTGACGGCGCCGTTCGGCACCGACGGGTTCTTCGACACCGACGGCCACCTGGCCGTGGCCCGGGCGAACGCCCGGTGCGGGACGCTGAGCATCGTCCCCGAGGCGGGCACCCACTCGATCGAGAGCGTCGCCCAGGCCGCGCCCGCCGCGGCCCGTGTGGCGCAACTGCACCCCATGGGCACCGAAGGCAACTTCGTGCGCATGCTGGAGCGCATCGAACGCGCCGGCTACGCGGCCGTGTGCGTGACCGTCGACTGCCCGACCGCCGGGTGGCGCGAGCGCAACCTGCGCAACCGCTTCACCGTCGACCTGCGGATGATCACCGGCAACTACCCGCCGGGCGGCGACGTCGCCGCCCAGGACGTCTTCGGCCAGCTCTTCGCCCGCGACGAACCCGTCTGGACCTGGGACCGGCTGGCCGGGCTGATGCGCCACACCGACCTGCCGTGGATCGCGAAGGGCATCCTCACCGCGCAGGACACCCGCGCCGCCATCGACGCCGGCGCCGCCGCCGTCCTCGTGTCCAACCATGGCGGACGCCAGCTCGACGGCACCCCTGCCGCGCTCGACCAGCTCCCCGAGGTCGTCGCGGCCGCCGACGGCCGCGCCGAGGTCCTGCTCGACAGCGGGGTGCGCTGCGGCACGGACGTCGTGAAGGCCCTCGCCCTCGGTGCGCGCGCCGTGGTCATCGGCCGGCTGGCCGCCGCCGGGCTGGCCGCGGGCGGCGAGGCCGGGGTGGCCCGCGTGCTGACCCTGCTGCACGAGGAGATGGTCACCGTGCTGACCCTGCTTGGGCACGGCTCGGTGACCGAGCTGACCCCCGCGGCCCTGCAACGGAGCCGGCCGTGA
- a CDS encoding ATP-binding protein: MPLRVRLTLLFALGTALVLLLAGTLFYLLLRANLRDAVDTDLRTRADVLTARLADRFAADEPVPGREDPAALLAGAGSIAQVLTPEGRPLASSTDAGPAPLLTADERARARSHPVWIAGDADGGALPAGRARLYAVPVRTAAGGSGSPLVAVVGSPTHLTDRAEDRVRNVMVAATAPLIALSGLAAWLLSGAALRPVDRMRRQAAEMAASDLGTAGGGFQLAVPATRDEIAALARTMNDLLARLHAARARDRAFVADAGHELRTPLTVLRAELELADRPGRSARQLREAIHTAAEETDRLIRLAESLLTLARMDGGHIRRGPLALDELLDRSARAAAGYAASRGLRLDVTVPAGDRPLTAFGDPDLLRQAVDNLLANGVRHAPPGSAVELRGHRAPGHADGSPGVVVVQVHDHGAGFPAAFLPHAFERFRRADAARARDDGGAGLGLSIVAAIAAAHGGTVEAANDPAGGALVTIILPATPGSPATPGSPGISGPPGVSGPSGVPDLPDPPLGGSDAGG; this comes from the coding sequence GTGCCGCTGCGGGTCCGGCTGACCCTGCTGTTCGCGCTCGGCACCGCGCTGGTGCTGCTGCTCGCCGGCACGCTGTTCTACCTGCTGCTGCGGGCGAACCTGCGCGACGCCGTCGACACGGATCTGCGAACCCGGGCCGACGTGCTCACCGCGCGCCTCGCCGACCGGTTCGCCGCCGACGAGCCGGTACCCGGCCGCGAGGACCCGGCCGCCCTGCTCGCCGGGGCCGGTTCCATCGCCCAGGTCCTCACCCCCGAGGGGCGGCCGCTGGCCTCCTCGACGGACGCCGGGCCGGCCCCCCTGCTCACCGCCGACGAACGGGCCCGGGCCCGGTCCCACCCGGTCTGGATCGCCGGCGACGCCGACGGCGGGGCCCTGCCCGCCGGGCGGGCGCGCCTTTACGCCGTCCCGGTGCGCACCGCGGCCGGCGGGAGCGGGAGCCCGCTCGTCGCCGTCGTCGGCAGCCCGACCCACCTCACCGACCGCGCCGAGGACCGGGTCCGCAACGTGATGGTCGCGGCGACCGCACCGCTGATCGCGCTGTCCGGGCTGGCCGCCTGGCTGCTGTCCGGCGCCGCGCTGCGCCCGGTGGACCGGATGCGCCGCCAGGCCGCCGAGATGGCGGCCTCCGACCTCGGGACGGCCGGCGGCGGGTTCCAGCTGGCGGTGCCGGCCACCCGCGACGAGATCGCCGCCCTGGCCCGCACCATGAACGACCTGCTGGCCCGGCTGCACGCCGCCCGCGCCCGCGACCGCGCCTTCGTCGCCGACGCGGGCCACGAGCTGCGCACCCCGCTGACCGTGCTGCGCGCCGAGCTGGAGCTGGCCGACCGCCCGGGACGCTCGGCCCGGCAGCTGCGCGAGGCGATCCACACCGCCGCCGAGGAGACCGACCGGCTGATCCGCCTCGCCGAGTCACTGCTCACCCTGGCCCGGATGGACGGCGGCCACATCCGGCGCGGACCGCTCGCCCTCGACGAGCTGCTCGACCGCTCCGCGCGCGCCGCCGCCGGCTACGCGGCCTCGCGCGGCCTGCGCCTCGACGTCACGGTGCCCGCCGGCGACCGGCCGCTGACCGCGTTCGGCGACCCGGACCTGCTGCGCCAGGCCGTCGACAACCTGCTCGCCAACGGGGTGCGCCACGCCCCGCCCGGCAGCGCCGTCGAGCTGCGCGGGCACCGCGCGCCGGGGCACGCCGACGGCTCGCCCGGCGTCGTCGTGGTCCAGGTCCACGATCACGGCGCCGGCTTCCCCGCCGCCTTCCTGCCCCACGCGTTCGAGCGGTTCCGCCGGGCGGACGCCGCCCGCGCCCGCGACGACGGCGGCGCCGGGCTCGGTCTGTCCATCGTCGCGGCGATCGCCGCGGCCCACGGCGGCACCGTCGAGGCGGCCAACGACCCGGCCGGCGGCGCCCTCGTCACGATCATCCTGCCCGCCACCCCCGGCTCACCCGCCACCCCCGGCTCACCCGGCATCTCCGGCCCACCCGGCGTCTCCGGCCCCTCCGGCGTGCCCGACCTGCCCGACCCGCCCCTCGGTGGGTCGGATGCGGGAGGGTGA
- a CDS encoding response regulator transcription factor, with amino-acid sequence MRVLVVEDEVRTAAVLRRGLVEEGYAVDVVGDGIDAVWRATEIAYDAIVLDLMLPGIDGFEVCRRLRAGHRWAPVLMLTARVDVDDRIRGLDAGADDYLPKPFSFGELTARLRALVRRGAVHRPVVLRAGAVELDPAGHRVWRGGEPVDLSAKEFALLHLLLRHPDQVLTRTYITEHVWDDAFDATSNIVDQYVRYLRRKIDLPPAPSLIETVRGVGYRLCVPLTPLPAGSALPAGSVPPAAGTGT; translated from the coding sequence ATGCGGGTCCTGGTCGTGGAGGACGAGGTGCGCACCGCCGCGGTGCTGCGCCGGGGCCTCGTCGAGGAGGGGTACGCCGTCGACGTCGTCGGCGACGGGATCGACGCCGTCTGGCGGGCCACCGAGATCGCCTACGACGCGATCGTCCTGGATCTCATGCTGCCCGGCATCGACGGCTTCGAGGTGTGCCGCCGGCTGCGCGCCGGCCATCGCTGGGCGCCCGTGCTCATGCTCACCGCGCGTGTCGACGTCGACGACCGCATCCGCGGCCTGGACGCCGGCGCCGACGACTACCTGCCCAAGCCGTTCAGCTTCGGCGAGCTCACCGCCCGGCTGCGCGCGCTGGTCCGCCGCGGCGCGGTGCACCGGCCCGTCGTGCTGCGCGCCGGCGCGGTCGAACTCGACCCGGCCGGGCACCGGGTCTGGCGGGGCGGGGAGCCGGTCGACCTGTCCGCCAAGGAGTTCGCCCTGCTGCACCTGCTGCTGCGCCATCCCGACCAGGTGCTCACCCGCACCTACATCACCGAACACGTCTGGGACGACGCGTTCGACGCCACCTCCAACATCGTCGACCAGTACGTCCGCTACCTACGCCGCAAGATCGACCTGCCGCCGGCGCCCTCGCTCATCGAGACGGTCCGCGGGGTCGGCTACCGCCTGTGCGTCCCGCTCACGCCGCTGCCGGCGGGGTCGGCGTTGCCGGCGGGGTCGGTGCCGCCGGCCGCCGGCACCGGGACGTAG
- a CDS encoding VOC family protein: MEVLSSRILIRPVDPGRSRRFYRDTLGLAIYREFGPPDDPGLVFFLGQSLLEVSGRAEEPTGGGAGRVRLWLQVRDLAAEHHRLAAAGVPIVRDPQREPWGLDEMWIEDPDGIPIVVVEIPPEHPLRRDQRGARTEP; the protein is encoded by the coding sequence ATGGAGGTTCTCAGCAGTCGGATTCTCATCAGGCCGGTCGACCCGGGGCGTAGCCGGCGGTTCTACCGGGACACCCTGGGGCTGGCGATCTACCGGGAGTTCGGGCCGCCGGACGATCCCGGCCTGGTGTTCTTCCTCGGGCAGAGCCTGCTGGAGGTCTCCGGCCGCGCCGAGGAGCCGACCGGTGGCGGTGCGGGGCGGGTGCGCCTGTGGCTGCAGGTGCGCGACCTCGCCGCCGAGCACCACCGGCTCGCCGCCGCGGGTGTTCCGATCGTCCGCGACCCGCAGCGGGAACCGTGGGGGCTCGACGAGATGTGGATCGAGGACCCGGACGGTATCCCCATCGTCGTCGTGGAGATCCCGCCCGAGCACCCGCTGCGCCGCGACCAGCGTGGGGCTCGGACCGAACCCTGA
- a CDS encoding ABC transporter ATP-binding protein codes for MLRLADIDLIYNAGRADEVVALRNLNVTFDRGQFVTVVGTNGAGKSSLIQTISGAARPTRGRVHLDGRDVTRLPDHRRAGWIARVFDDPRAGTAPELSIEDNLALAMARGRARGLRFAVTARRRAVMREHVAGLGLGLENRLADRVGLLSAGQRQSLTMVMAALSAPSVLLLDEHLAALDPGTTATVLALTTELVRELGATTVMVTHNMDHALALGDRLLVMSRGRVIADYDGTEKSEMTVGGLIDRITGAGDALSDRSALIEKVA; via the coding sequence ATGCTGCGACTGGCCGACATCGACCTGATCTACAACGCCGGGCGCGCCGACGAGGTCGTGGCGCTGCGCAACCTCAACGTCACCTTCGACCGCGGGCAGTTCGTGACCGTCGTCGGCACGAACGGCGCCGGGAAGTCGAGCCTGATCCAGACGATCTCCGGCGCGGCCCGCCCGACCCGCGGCCGGGTTCACCTCGACGGCCGCGACGTCACCCGGCTGCCCGACCACCGCCGTGCCGGCTGGATCGCCCGGGTCTTCGACGATCCGCGGGCGGGCACCGCGCCGGAGCTGTCCATCGAGGACAACCTGGCGCTGGCGATGGCCCGCGGGCGGGCGCGCGGGCTGCGGTTCGCCGTGACCGCCCGGCGCCGCGCCGTCATGCGCGAGCACGTCGCCGGCCTGGGTCTGGGGCTGGAGAACCGGCTCGCCGACCGCGTCGGGCTGCTCTCGGCGGGCCAGCGTCAGAGCCTGACGATGGTGATGGCCGCCCTGAGCGCCCCGTCGGTGCTGCTCCTCGACGAGCACCTGGCGGCGCTGGACCCGGGCACGACCGCCACCGTGCTCGCGCTGACCACCGAGCTGGTGCGCGAGCTGGGCGCCACCACGGTCATGGTCACCCACAACATGGATCACGCGCTCGCCCTGGGCGACCGGCTGCTGGTGATGAGCCGGGGACGGGTGATCGCCGACTACGACGGGACGGAGAAGTCCGAGATGACGGTAGGCGGGCTGATCGACAGGATCACCGGCGCCGGGGACGCGCTGAGCGACCGCAGCGCGCTGATCGAGAAGGTCGCCTGA